DNA from Dietzia lutea:
TCCCGCCCGACCTCGTTGACGACGAGGAGGTCGCACCCCTTCCGGGAGAGCTTCGCCCGGCCGTGCTCGAGGACCGATCCGGAGGAGTCCCCGGTCTCGGCCGCGAAACCGACCAGCACACACGGGGCGGGGACGTCGCCGGCGGAGCGGGCCGCGACGAGGTCGGCGAGGATGTCCGGGTTGCGCTGCAGTCTGATCTCGGCCGGCTCCGACTCGCTGCCCTTCTTGAGTTTGGATTCGGAGACGTCCGCCGGCCGGAAGTCGGCGACGGCCGCGGCCTTGACGACGACATCGGCGTGGGCGGCGGCGCGCAGGGTCTCCTCCCGCAACTCCAGTGCGGACTCGATGTGCACGGCCTCGACGGCCGCGGGGACCGGGAGGTCCGAGGACGTCACCAACGTGACCCGGGCGCCACGTGCCGCGGCCACCGCGGCGATCGCGTGACCCTGCTTGCCGGAGCTCCGGTTGCCGAGGAACCGGACCGGATCGATCTCCTCACGGGTACCGCCGGAGGTCACCACGACGTGCCGGCCCGCCAGATCCCACGGCAGGGTTCCGCCGTCGAGGAGGAGCCACGCCAGCCGGGCGATGTCCGACGGTTCGGGCAGGCGCCCGGCGCCGGTGTCGGCGCCGGTGAGGCGGCCGGAGGCCGGGGGCATGACGCGCACGCCGTCCTCGCGGAGGGTGTCGACGTTCCGCCGGGTGGCGGGGTGCTCCCACATCTCGGTGTGCATGGCCGGGGCGAGCAGGACCGGACAGCGCGCGGTGAGCAGCGTGGAGGTGAGGAGGTCGTCCGCCCGGCCGCTCGCCGCGCGGGCGAGCAGGTCGGCGGTGGCGGGGGCGACGACGACGAGGTCCGCCCGCTGCCCGAGGGCGACGTGGCGGACTGACGGCACGTCCGAGAACACCCCGGTCGACACCGGGTTGCCGGAGAGGGCCTCGAAGGTGGCGGACCCGACGAAGTGCAGGGCCGCCTCGGTGGGGACGACGTCGACGTGGCACCCGGACTCGGTGAGGAGCCGGATCAGGCCGCAGGCCTTGTACGCGGCGATCCCGCCGCCCACGCCGACGACGACCCGTTTACCGCGCATGTCGTCCCCGGAGGGGCTCACTCGCCCTCGGCGCAGTCGAGCAGGTCGGAGTGCAGCTCGCGCAGCGCGATGGTCAGCGGCTTCTCGTGCAGACCCGGGTCGACCAGCGGGCCCACGTACTCGAGGATGCCCTCCTCGATCTGGTTGTAGTACGAGTTGATCTGCCGCGCGCGCTTGGCGGCGAAGATCACGAGCGCGTACTTGGAGGACGCCCGCTCGAGCAGCTCGTCGATCGGGGGGTTGGTGATGCCGATCGGGGTGTCGTACAGCGGGGTGGCCGCTGCGGCTTCGGTGGTGGCCACTATGGGATCTCCTCTGGGTACTGCGGGCGGTGTCTGGTGACACCCGGGTGACGCTGGGACCGGCGCTAGTCGCGGCCGACCAGCAATGATACCAACTCGTCGACGGCGGCCTCGAGTTCGTCGTTGACGACGACCACGTCGAACTCGTCGCGGGCCTCCATCTCGACCTTCGCGGTCTCGAGTCGGCGGGCGACCACGTCGTGGGGTTCGGTGCCCCTACCCCGCAGGCGG
Protein-coding regions in this window:
- the rpoZ gene encoding DNA-directed RNA polymerase subunit omega; the protein is MATTEAAAATPLYDTPIGITNPPIDELLERASSKYALVIFAAKRARQINSYYNQIEEGILEYVGPLVDPGLHEKPLTIALRELHSDLLDCAEGE
- the coaBC gene encoding bifunctional phosphopantothenoylcysteine decarboxylase/phosphopantothenate--cysteine ligase CoaBC translates to MSPSGDDMRGKRVVVGVGGGIAAYKACGLIRLLTESGCHVDVVPTEAALHFVGSATFEALSGNPVSTGVFSDVPSVRHVALGQRADLVVVAPATADLLARAASGRADDLLTSTLLTARCPVLLAPAMHTEMWEHPATRRNVDTLREDGVRVMPPASGRLTGADTGAGRLPEPSDIARLAWLLLDGGTLPWDLAGRHVVVTSGGTREEIDPVRFLGNRSSGKQGHAIAAVAAARGARVTLVTSSDLPVPAAVEAVHIESALELREETLRAAAHADVVVKAAAVADFRPADVSESKLKKGSESEPAEIRLQRNPDILADLVAARSAGDVPAPCVLVGFAAETGDSSGSVLEHGRAKLSRKGCDLLVVNEVGRDTTFGQDDNGGWILGADGAETTLDRASKDLLADRLLDAVTALSLRRTRRSDADRTD